The following is a genomic window from Lysinibacillus sp. G4S2.
CAGAAAATACACAATTTAATCTCGCATCATTAAGTAAAATGATTACAGCCGTAATGACGTTCCAGCTAATTGAAAAAGGACAATTGCAATTAGAAGATAAAATTACAAATTGGTTTAACGTACCGCATTTCCCAGAGGTGACAGTTGCACAGTTACTTACACACACATCTGGCATCCCGGAATATATTACAGAAGATTTAACAATAAGTATTGAAACATTTAACGAAGTGATGCTACCACAATTCGAGCCAAATGAGCATTGGGGCTATAGTAATACAAATTATCAGGCGTGTTGATTAGGAAAAAATAGGTTTATTATTGAGCGATAAAAGGATTTTTTGTTACCATTTTGCTAATATATTTCCATTTTAACTGATTGTAGCGTAGGGCTACTCGACTCCCGCGGGATAGCGAGACAGACGAGACCCTGCACGGAGCGGAGCGGAGGAAGCGGCTCGACGCTCGCCCGCAGGAAAGCGAGTAGCCCGTAGCGGAAATCAGCCTTTTAAAATGTATAAAAATGGTTAATCAACACACCTGACAAATTATGTTTTGCTTGCGAAAATTATTGAGGAAGTGAGCGGTGAATCGTATGAAACCTGTTTACAACAAAATATTGCAGAACCATTAAATCTTACCTACATGACAACACAACCTTCAAAGCAATACGAAGCGCAAGGTCAAACGTATAATTATGAGAAGCAGCAATATATAAAGGTCGTTGATGACCCGTATTTGTGCAAAACTGAAAAGTATAATGATGTGTATGGTGATGGTGGTATTTATGCAACAGTGACAGAAGTAGCGAAGTTTTTAAAAGGGCTATGGCAAGGTCAGTACATTAGCAAAGAGATTGTGCAATTTATGCTAACACCAACAGAAGTTGCTAAGCATTATAGTTATGGGTTTATCATTCAAGATGAGTGGGTTGGACATACAGGTGGATGGAGTGGTTGCTCAGCACAAGCCTTTATTAATATATCAACGGAAGAAGTAATTGTGTTAGCGACGAATCAAGAAGTTTTTCCGCAATATGAACAAGAAATTATGGATTGCTTAATGGGTAAACATCATGCAGTTGAAGCACTAAAACATGTAGTAATTTTGCCGCTCACAAATAAAGATGATATTACGGGGCGATATGAATTAGCAGATGGATTTGGAACAAGATTTACGATTGAAAAGGATATACAATTGATCATTTCATTTGAGCATCAGTTGTCAGTGCCACTATTTAAAATAGATGAGTCGTATTATTGGGTACGCAATACGATGAGTTATGTAGATGTTGCAAATCAATTATTTATCGACGAAGGTGTTGAAGTAACTTATAAAAAATTTGATTGAGTTAGTTCGAATTGAATAGTATTAACTTTTCTCAGACATCACTTAAAGAAATATATACCTTTTGAAATGTAAATGAAATGTTTAAAAAGTTAAGTGTTAATAGGAGAACTTCCATTTGCTTAGTAACTTAATTACAATATAACTAAGGGTCAATACTGAAGTCTGGTCTTGAAAAGTACGTCGGTATAAAAGTTATATTTTAGTAATTGTTCTTGAAGGTTAAAATATATTTGTGGAATACAAAGAGGTGTTATGATGAAATCTTATACACAATTTGAGCGAAGAAAATACATACTCGATGAGCTAGATCAATACAATCGTGTGATGGTCAATGATTTAGCAAAAGTGTTAAATGTTACGACAGAAACCATCCGAAGAGATTTAGATTTGTTGCATAAAGAAGGCAAGTTAACGAAAATACATGGTGGAGCTCTTAAGAAAAATGATCATACCGTGGAATTATTTTTTAATAAACGTCGCAATGAAAACATTGATAAAAAACGTAGTATAGCAATGGCAGCAAGTAAATTGGTAGAGGATAATGATATTATTGCCATTGAAGTTGGAACAACTACGCTGCAAATATTGGACTATCTTTATGACAAAAAAAACCTCACCATTTTGACAAACTCCATACCTGCTGCTAATAAAATTATTGAACTAAAAGAGCAGTATGAGTCATTTGATTGCAAACTTATAGTAGCTGGTGGAATGTTAAATACAAATTCATTAGCGTTGTCTGGTGATATGACGTTAAACTTACTTGATCATTTTACGGTTAATAAATTATTTGCTTCTTGTGATGGAATCTCATTAGAAAAGGAATTAACATGTACGTATATTGAGGATGCTCAAATATTTAATCGCTTAAAGAAAAATGCAAGACAAGTTGTCATGCTGGTAGATGAATCTAAATTCAACTTAATGAAGTTTTATAAAAGTGGGAGTTTTGATGATATCGATCTATTATTTACGAATGCTAAACTCGATGCAGAATGGCAAAGTGCTTTAACAGCAAAAGGTGTTGAAATAATAACCGTACGATAAGTAAATGAGGTTAGTTCAAGTTGTAATGGAATGTCGTACATGGCCGAGACTAGTAAAAAGTAGGTACAAGAAAAAAACTTGCACCTACTTTTTTTATGTTGTCGCAATTTCCGCAACTTCTGCACTCACATGAACGGGTGGTTTACGATCTTTCCACGGAGCAGATTCTTCTAATTGTTTTCCGAGCTGTAGAAGGGTTAGCTCATCTGCGAAGCGACCTGTAAATTGCAGCCCGATTGGTAAGCCTGATGCACTCATCGCAAGTGGCAATGATAACGACGGTTGACCTGTTGCGTTAAACAAATTGGTAAACGGCGCGTATGTGAAAATTTGCTCTGTCCATTCAGTCGCCGAGATATTTGGATTATCCGCATTTAGCTCACCAATTTTCGCTGGTAATGTACCGATTGTTGGGCTTAAAAGCACATCATAATCTTCAAAGAATGTCGCTACTTGACGTGATACAAGTGCATTCGTATTAATGGCATCTAAAAGTGCGCTAGCTTTTAAGTTTTTGCCATATTCATAGCATTGCCAAATGGCTGCTTCAATATTATCACGTGAAGGTGTTTTACCTGTTAATTCCGCTGCACCCATAATCATTTTATAAATATTCGCTGTCCAAATATTTACTGTTGCGCGTGAAAATGGTGCTTGGTCGTAAACTGGTCGAGCTTCGACTACTTCATGCCCTAACTCTTCTAATAATTTTACGGCCTTATGTACGGCCTCGATACATTCCGGATCAACGAATGCACCAGAATTTGCTTCTGTTGTCCAGGCGATCTTCAGTGGACGTACCTTGTGCTGAATTGCTTTACTGTAAGGCATTTCTGGGCTTTGAATAATCGAATAACATCCTAAGTCTGGCCCAGCTACTTGGTCCAATAATGTAGCAGTATCACGAATGGTTTTTGTCAGCGCAAATTCAATTGCTAGCCCATTTAATGCCTCACTATTATAAGGTCCCATTGGCACGCGACCACGTGAAGGCTTTAAGCCAACAACACCACTGCATGATGCAGGAATACGAATGGATCCGCCCCCATCATTACCATGCGCGATTGGGACGATACCACTTGCGACAGAAGCGGCTGCACCGCCACTTGAACCACCAGGGCTATGGTCTAGATCCCAAGGGTTACGTGTTGGCCCATAAATGACAGCTTCCGTTGCGGCATTATAGCCAAACTCGGGTGTTGTGGTTGTACCGCTTAACACAAAACCAGCGTTTTTAAATCGTTTCATTAATTCACTATCGACAGAAATCACAGCATTTTCTGCAATACGACTGCCCATACTATGTGGCACACCTTCCGCATGGAGTACAACTTCTTTAATTAAAAATGGGACACCTGCAAATGGTTGATTATCATTTAAATTTAAAGTAGAAATCGCGTTGTCAGCCTGTTCCTCTAACACGCTGACAACGGCATTAATCGAAGGGTTAACTTTTTCAATACCTTGTAGTGCTAATTTTGTAAGTTCTTTTGGTGTCACTTGCTTTGTTTTTACTAACTCTGCTAATCCAATACCGTCATATGATGCATATTCCTGTAAATTCATCTGATCACCTCAATATAGTTTTGACTTACAAATTCATCTTAGATTGAAATGAAAAAAATTGATATTACCCAAAAGGATAATTCTTCTTTAGCGAGAATATATGGGTTTAATGGAGAAAAGGAGGGATTGATATTGTATGAGCAAAAAGAGGTGGGAAATTTATTAGAAGCAACGATTAGGATCTCGAATATGAATATGCAGCAAACAAGTAGAGACTTTAAATTGAATATGTTGCAAGTATTGAGTGAATGTTTTCAATTTGAGCATACGCTATTTTGGGAAGTGGCAGATGGGGAGTTAAATGAACAGCCTGTCTGTTTCAATGTTGAGACATATACGATACAAAACTATTTGCATGAATATAAATATTATGATCCTTTACATCCAGTGAACATGCAAAACCAACCCGATATTCAATTAATGCAACGAAATGAAGCAATATCGAAGAAGAAAAAGCGGTATTATGTTGAGCGCTTTTTGCAATTAAATGATTTTATAGATGAAATGGTTATGTATCTGTACAATCAGCAAAAGCCAACAGCAGCTATTGGCTTTTTGCGAAAAGAAGGGGAAAAACCTTTTACAGAGCAGGATAGTCAAAAGCTATCTTATATTAAGCGGATGATTGAAAATGCTTATTTATTACATCAATATGTTCAGCCAAGCGAGTCATGGCAAATTACACAACGTGAAAAAGAGCTGTTAATGTATTTATGTAAGGGATTTAAAAATGGGGAAATTGCCAGTTGTTTATATGTCAGTGAAAATACAGTAAAGAAGCATCTGCAAAATTTGTATCGGAAATTTAAAGTAACTTCACGAACACAGCTTGCATTAAAATATGCAGAAAGCTTACGAGCATAAAAATATGATGTAGGCAATCGATAAAAACCGAGAATGAGATTTTAGGAACATGAGAATTCCATCGTGTTATTAATAGTAATAGTCTTCATCACGCGCTACAAAATCATTCATTTCTCTATTGTAAACAAGCTCACTAAAGAACGGTGCGTCAATATTTACAACTACATCTACATCATCACGTTCTTTACCTACCCAAACACTTGCTGCACCCCAATCGATTCTCATAATAATTTCTGAGCTTACTTGACTAACTTACAAGGTAGGATACTGAAAAGGGGGGACTTGTTGTTGAAGTCCAAAATTTAAAATCAAAGCTTTAAATTTCAGAGAACCAAATTTGTGTTTGATGAGCATAGATGATTAAACGGAAGAATAAAGAAGGAAACAATTTTTGGGGATACTCCCTCACTTTTGGGGGCAGGGAATGAACCATATCACAAGTAAGAGCGGTTTTTTTAGAGGCTGGGACAAAAAACCTCATTTTTCTGAAGCGAAAGTGGAGCGGGGCGCAACGGCAGTGACAAAATCTTTAATGGGCTGCAGTTTTGAGATTTGTCGAGAACTTTTGATTGTTTATCGACCAACTTTATCGATTTATCACCCAACTTTTGAAAAATATCGACATCTACCTTCATGCAACACTTTCTGACCGTACTGTTATGACATAAGCATATTTTTTTACGCAAAATTTAAAAACTTAACATCAAAAAACGCGATAAATCAACGTTTCTAAATTGATTTATCGTGCTTTTTAAGGTTTTGACCAGTTTTGTCCCAGCCATTTGAATTGTATTTCTACTTATAAATAATGTCTATTAATCCTGTAACAACTAGGTACAGCGCACATGACATAAAAAACCACATACGCTTTATGTGTTCGTTTTTTCATAAGGAAGTGTGTCAGTATACTGAGTAAAATAATTAGACCCAGCCCAGCAATAATCGTTGTAGCGTAAAGTTCACTCATGAATAATCATTTCATTTTTTATGCTGATTTCTTTTGTTTTTGGTCTAAAAGATGACAAAAGATAGTTAGTAGACTTGCACAGACTGCAACTATTCCACCGACCCATGTTACATTCATTAAATTTCCTTGATGGTATACAATTCCTCCTAATGCAGAACCAAAAGCTATGCCTACGTTGCTTGCCACTGGCATAAGTGAAGCAGCGAGTCCTGTAGCATTTGGCTGATAAATTCCGGCGAGGTCTATTAAATATAGCTGAGTAGACGTTGTTAAGAGGATGGACATTAACGACATTAGGCCAATGTTTACCAGTCCTAAAATAAAATGATTTGTAGTCCAAAATAAACTTGTTAGAACAACTGCCTGCACGAGAAAAACAAACCGAAGGCGACCGATTGGATTGTGGCTGGCAATTTTACCGGCGAGGATATTGCTGAAAATCGAGATAAATCCGTAACCAAATAAGATTAAACTAATTGAATTATTTGGTGCGCCCATTCCCTTTAAGATAGGAACAAGGTACGTAAAGACGGCATAAGTTGCACCAAATCCGAGCGCTGGAATGAAAAAAGCCATCAAAATTCTAGGCTTGGTCAGTAAAGAAAACTGATCCCGTATCGAACTACGTACTTGGCTGAGATTATTAGGTAAGACAAAGAAGGACGCCAAAAACGCCAGTACTCCTAGGAAAGTGGTTAACATGAAAGTGGCATTCCAGCCGTACCATTCGGCGATTACAATACCAATTGGCACTCCAACGACATTTGCAAGTGTGAAACCACCGAAAACGAATGATATCGCAAGTCCGCGTTTTTTAATCGGCATGGTTTCACTTGCAACAATCATAGCTAGGGAGATTAATACTCCTGTTACAATCGCTGTCAAAATTCGAAGGGCAAGGAGCATGATGTAGCTCGTCGAAATAACACACAAAGCATTTAGGATGATGAAAGATCCTATCAAAAACAACATCCATTTACGCTTTGGAAAATGACTTGTTGCTGACATCACTAGTGGTGTGGCGATGGCAAACGTAATGGCAAACGCAGAAACGAGTGTGCCTGCTTTCGCATTTGTCATATGTAGGCTTGAAGAAATATCAGTTAAAATTCCAACAATCACAAATTCACTTGTCCCGAGAACAAATGTTAATAAAGAAAGTGTTAAAATGAGCAACCAATGTCGCTTGGATAATTTTGTGGGGTGCATAAATACCTCTTTTCTAAGATGAATGTAAATGTGTCAAATAGTAGATACACAACCTGAACATCATACCATAAAATTTTTAGCGAGAAAAACCCTTTCAAAATAGAGGTTAATGGATTGCCAGAATCGACAAGGCTGCATGGTTAGAAGAAGACTATTTAAGAAAGAACACTTCTGTTGATAATGCTATTGATTGCAGTAGGTTTTAAAAAATATGTATGTAAATTATTAAGAAACGGACTAAGTACATTGAATTTATATATAGCAATTTAAAACATTAAAAGCTTTACATTGCCGTTGCGTAAAGAATTAAGCTATTCGATATGGAGGAGATAAAATGGAAAAAGTAAAAATCAACTTAATCAATAGCTTAGATTTCTATAATAAGTGTTTAATAGGAAATGATAATGAGAATTCATTCCGATATGAATTGATGCAACCAATGAAAATAATGTGGGATTATTTAAATGTACCGTTAAAAGCAACCCAACCTAATGGATATGATGTTGTTATGGCATCTGAGATGTTAGGGATTTGGACTCCTAGAAAATCTATTCAACAAGTTGAGGATAATCTACCAGAGCTAATAGAATCTAGAATTTTTGATGAATATCAGGAAGTGATCTCAAAAGGAATTGATAAATTTGAAAAGATAGATTATTTTATTCCACTAGAAGAAATCACTGTAAATATTCTTTTAGGGGATGAAGATAGTCAAGAAATGAAAGTAAATAAAGGATATTCAGGTTTTGGTGGAATACCGGGATATATTTTGCTAATGGTTGTTCCTAATGATTTTAATAAGAAAAGATTAAAATCCGCTTTAGCTCACGAGTTTAATCATAATGTTCGTTTTACATTTGAACCATTTAATCATGGCGACGTGACTGTAGAAGAATATTTAGTATTGGAAGGTTTAGCTGAATGTTTTGCTGAAGAAATGTATGGGAAAGAATTGATAGGACCTTGGATTGAAGATTTTGATAAAGGAGAGATGGAGTACTCAATCGAAGTGATAAAAGAAGGACGGAAGACTAAAGGTTTTGGAGAAGTAGCAGCTTATATGTTTGGTGATGAGGTTGCGAAGAAACAAGGATACAGTCCAGTTGGTTTATCACAGAATGCAGGATATACTATTGGTTACCACCTGATTAAGCAATACTTAGCCAACAGTAACAAAAGTATTGCCGAAGCGACACTGACACCTACTGAAGAAATAATTAGAGTCTCTAGATTTTTCGATTAACCTCATATACAGCTGATGCGGTGAATAAATTAAACGAACTTTAATGCAACAAGGGTTTTAAAAATAATCAAACTTTTGATAAAGAATTTAGAATTTAATTTGCAGCATTAAATAAGAGCATATCAATATCGCTAATTGAATCAAACTATTTCTCAATGACAACGAGAAATAGTTTTTTTATGATAATATATTGGTTTTTGTGTTGTTTTACTTTGTTTATATGTTTATTTTTACAACTTGTTAATAAAAATACAACATCTGATTAATAATTTGGCTTTACAATGTGAAACAGGAGGTGACACTGAATGCAAATAAAATTTTCAAAGGCTGCGTTCTTTTTATTACCGGTTGGAATACCTCTTACACTCTTTTGGATTATTCCGAATTTGTTTAGTTTAGGTATTAGTTTTACAGACTGGGATTTCATGACAAATGATTTTAATTTTGTTGGTTTAGATAACTATTTCAATTTATTTACCCAGTCAGCTTTTAAGCAGGCATTGCTAAACACGCTGTATTTTGGATTTGGGACAGTTATTCCAACGATTGTATTAGGATTAATTTTTGCTTTGTTCTTTAGAAAAAATTTCAGAGGCTCTGCCATTTACAAATTGATGATTTTTTCGCCATGGGTAACACCAACAGTAGCCGTATCGATTGTATGGTCACTTCTATATGAACCGGAATTAGGTGTTATCAATAAGGTGCTAGGTTTGGTAGGCATACCTGGTTTGGATTGGCTGAAGAGCAGTGAAACCGCGATGCTAGCCGTCATTATTGTAACGGTTTGGAAACTAGTTGGATGGACAATGATTTTCTATATTGGAGCGCTCGAGAAGGTACCTGATAGCTTATATGAAGCGGCAAGTATTGATGGAGCTAATGCATGGCAGAAGTTTCGACATGTCACACTTCCGATGGTTTCACCAACAACTTTTTTCTTAATTGTTGTAAATACGATTGTATCGCTGCAAGCATATGATCAAATTAAAATCTTAACACAAGGTGGACCGAGTGGTTCGACAAGAACATTACTCTATTTATTCTTCCAACAAGCGTTTGAACAATTTGATATGGGATCCGCGACAGCCATCGCGTTTATCATATTAATTATTACAATCCTATTATCGTTTATAAACAAGATAATAGGTGACAAGTGGGTGAATTATTAAGACATGAGTAATCATAAAAAGACACCGAAAATTTTAAAGCATCTCTTTTTAGCTTTATCGAGCATCTTGTTTGTCTTTCCTTTTATTTGGATGATCCTTAGTTCGTTTAAAACATCCAGTGAAGTACTACAAGGTGGTTTTTGGCCAAAAGAATTTCATTGGGAAAATTATCAAGAGGTATTAGGAGTCATTCCTTTTCACACGTATATATTTAATAGTTTCTATACTTCATTGATTATTACGATCTATGTTCTTATTTCGTCGGCACTCTTTGCTTATATGTTGGCATTTTATAAATTTAAAGGGAAAGAATTAACGTTTGGCGTTGTCATGGCAACATATATGATTCCAGGCGCTGTATCGTATGTTCCTGTGTATGTGATGTTAGCGAAAATGGGAATGTTAAATACTCATTTTGGATACATTATTTCTTTATCAGTTAGTGTATTTGGGATTTTTTATTTTAGACAAGCGTTCCTTAAAGTTGGTCATGAAATCGTAGAAGCAGCCAAGATAGATGGAGCAAGTGATTGGAAGATTCTTTGGAAGATTGTCTTCCCGATGACAAGATCATCATTTGTGACACTAGGTTTAGTGACATTTATCGAAAACTATAATAACTATATTTGGCCAGCGCTAGTATTAAAAGATAATGATAAAAAATTAATTACTAATGGGATTGCTGATTTTTTCATTAATAGCTCATTAGGCAGGGATTGGTCACACATTATGGTTGCAAGTACAATCGCTACAGTCCCACTTTTACTTGTATTTTTAGTATTACAAAAATGGTTCCTCTCAGGTGTTTCTGATTCTGGAATAAAGGGTTAACTAATTTTAAAGGAGGCAGTTCATGTTGAAGAAATTATTAGCGCTTTTGATGGTTGTATCATTATTTGTTGGTGTACTTGCAGGTTGTTCTGGAGGAGAAGGAAATACAGTTAAGGTAACGAAAGAAGGGGATAAAATCGTTGTCCCATTCATAAACGGGGTTGGGGGATCACTTGCTGATCGTTTAGATAAAATTGTGATGGATTTCAATCAAAGTCAGGACAAGTACGTTGTAAAAACGACAAAAGCAGGTAACTATGATGAGTCTTATCAAAAGCTTCAAAGTGGATTTGCGGCAAACAATCAAGAAGCCATTGCTTTACTAGGTTCAGACGTTATTCAAAACTATATTAACAAAGAGCTAGTTGTCCCAATCGATAAATTAATAAATGATGATAAAGAATTAAAAATAGAAGATTATGGTAAAGGTTTTGTTAGTCAAGCAACAGTTGATGGGAAATTATATGGAATTCCTTTATATGGCACAACACAGATTCTTTATTATAATAAAAAAGTATTAGAGGAAAATGGTTTTACTACAGATGACTTAAAGACATGGGAAGGAGTAGAAAAGGTAGCCAAAAAAGTATCAAAGCGTGATGCAAATGGAGACGTTCAATACGCAGGGTGGATGCCAATTTGGGGTACGACGAACTTAATTGATTCTGTTCGAAGTGCTGGAGGAAATGTATTAAGTGAAGACGGAAAGAAAGTTTTAATTAACGATGAAACATGGGTAAAGGTATGGGACAAATACCGTACGTGGCTTCATGAAGATAAAATCATGAACATTCATACAGGTGGTACTGGATGGGAATATTGGGATAACACAATTATTGATTTTGTTGAAGGTAGAACATTAGGATATACAGGTTCATCTGGTGACCAAGGATTTGTCTATAAATCGTTAGGTGAGGGAATGGATGAGGCCGAAAGACTGGCTACATTTGGAGCAGTTCCACAACCAGGCTGGGGTGACCATAAGCCAGCACCTAAATTAGAAGCTTATTTTTTAACATTAACTAGAAATACCGATCCAGAAGTAGCTAAAGGTGCATATGAGTTTATGAAATTTGCGACAAGTACTGAGAAAACAGCAGAATGGTCAATGGAAACAGGCTATATCCCTGTACAAAACAATGTTACTGATTATAAGCCTTATGCTGATTTCGTGAAAAAACAACCACAGGCGTTAGTTCCGTTAGAGCAAGCAAATAAAAATGGAGTTTCGCCATTTATCGATCCAACAGGCGGAAAAATCTATGATGCATTAGATATAGCGAAAGATAAAGTAGAAATCGAAGGAATCTCTGCTAAGGAAGCATTAGATGAAGCGGCGAAAATTGCTCAGGAAGAATTAGATAAAGTGAAGAAGTAAATTTTTTAAAAGAGGGGTGGAGGTGCTTCTCTCTTGAATGAAAGAAGTACCTTCATTATTTCATGAATGGGTCTTATATAATAGGTTTTATGTTTAGGGAGGCGAAGAAGATGAAGAAAGGAATCATTTTCGATAAGGATGGAACATTAATACAGCTAGATACTGTTTGGTACAAAATTGTTGATTGTGTGCTTAATGATATATTTCAAAAGTTTCCGAATGAAAAAAACAAACGTGATGAATATATGCAGATAATTGGAATGGACAATAATGATTTTGAGAGTACGAGTTTACTTGCTAGTCAAACGAATTCTTTTATTGCAGCTGCATGGTATTCAATTTTGGGAGAAAAAAATATTAAAAAAGGGGAATTTATACACGATGTTTGTGCTTCATTCAAAAAGCATTCTACATCAGATGACCTCGTATTTACAGAAGTAAAAGGTGCACAGGAAACATTAAAGTATTTAAAAGATCATGATTATATTATCGGTATTGTGACAGCAGACGATGTTGATGCAGCCATTCATTCGCTTAAAATGACGAAGCTATATGACTATATTGATTTTTTAGGTGCAGATGATGGCATCAATAAACCTAAGCCTAATAGTGAATATTATCATATTTTCAAAGATAAATTCCTACTGAATGATGAGGAAGTTTTAATGGTAGGTGACACGTTAACTGACATTCGATTTGCACGAAATAGCCGTATTGAAGTAGCCGGGGTACTTTCTGGTGCATGCAATAAGGAAGATTTAGAAGGAAAAGCAGACTATATTATAGATAGTGTTAAAGATATTCAAAAGATTTTATAGCACATTGTAGAGAGGTCTATCTGTCGAAAAACAATGACTACTTTAATTGAAAACAAATGGGTAATATTGTTGTGCTTAGAGATTTTAGCGTGGTTGTCAACATTTTTTATGTTGTATGCAAGATACGGCTTGAAGTCAAAATTATGGTTCCGGATTAGTTCAATCGCATTTGCAATTACCGGAGTGATACCGCAAGTGATTATGGGAATAATTAATTATTGGTTTACAAAGGAATTGGATTTATTTACATTCATTATTGTTTTAATAATTGGATATGGTATGACTTTCGGTAAAAAACAAGTTAAAAAGCTAGACAAATGGGCTGAAGCTAAATTTTCTAGGAAAGTAAGCTTGAAATAGTTTTATAGGAATATATTAGGCTTACTCATGGAAGATTCGAGAAATTTTATAAGAGATGGTGAAACGGATGAAATTAGGATTAGAGACGGAAACCTATCATTTACTTTTTCAAAATGGCCGAATGGATATTTTTGATTTTATTAGAAAAACAGCGGAACACGGTTTGGATGGGGTAATGATTAATGTCATTGCTTATCCCGGCGATAAATATTTACATCCTA
Proteins encoded in this region:
- a CDS encoding serine hydrolase domain-containing protein, with product MKDLLKNIEFNGAVYHETNGQIKEYYHGFQEITKQHLITENTQFNLASLSKMITAVMTFQLIEKGQLQLEDKITNWFNVPHFPEVTVAQLLTHTSGIPEYITEDLTISIETFNEVMLPQFEPNEHWGYSNTNYQAC
- a CDS encoding serine hydrolase domain-containing protein, with amino-acid sequence MLAKIIEEVSGESYETCLQQNIAEPLNLTYMTTQPSKQYEAQGQTYNYEKQQYIKVVDDPYLCKTEKYNDVYGDGGIYATVTEVAKFLKGLWQGQYISKEIVQFMLTPTEVAKHYSYGFIIQDEWVGHTGGWSGCSAQAFINISTEEVIVLATNQEVFPQYEQEIMDCLMGKHHAVEALKHVVILPLTNKDDITGRYELADGFGTRFTIEKDIQLIISFEHQLSVPLFKIDESYYWVRNTMSYVDVANQLFIDEGVEVTYKKFD
- a CDS encoding DeoR/GlpR family DNA-binding transcription regulator — encoded protein: MKSYTQFERRKYILDELDQYNRVMVNDLAKVLNVTTETIRRDLDLLHKEGKLTKIHGGALKKNDHTVELFFNKRRNENIDKKRSIAMAASKLVEDNDIIAIEVGTTTLQILDYLYDKKNLTILTNSIPAANKIIELKEQYESFDCKLIVAGGMLNTNSLALSGDMTLNLLDHFTVNKLFASCDGISLEKELTCTYIEDAQIFNRLKKNARQVVMLVDESKFNLMKFYKSGSFDDIDLLFTNAKLDAEWQSALTAKGVEIITVR
- a CDS encoding amidase, whose product is MNLQEYASYDGIGLAELVKTKQVTPKELTKLALQGIEKVNPSINAVVSVLEEQADNAISTLNLNDNQPFAGVPFLIKEVVLHAEGVPHSMGSRIAENAVISVDSELMKRFKNAGFVLSGTTTTPEFGYNAATEAVIYGPTRNPWDLDHSPGGSSGGAAASVASGIVPIAHGNDGGGSIRIPASCSGVVGLKPSRGRVPMGPYNSEALNGLAIEFALTKTIRDTATLLDQVAGPDLGCYSIIQSPEMPYSKAIQHKVRPLKIAWTTEANSGAFVDPECIEAVHKAVKLLEELGHEVVEARPVYDQAPFSRATVNIWTANIYKMIMGAAELTGKTPSRDNIEAAIWQCYEYGKNLKASALLDAINTNALVSRQVATFFEDYDVLLSPTIGTLPAKIGELNADNPNISATEWTEQIFTYAPFTNLFNATGQPSLSLPLAMSASGLPIGLQFTGRFADELTLLQLGKQLEESAPWKDRKPPVHVSAEVAEIATT
- a CDS encoding LuxR C-terminal-related transcriptional regulator, which codes for MYEQKEVGNLLEATIRISNMNMQQTSRDFKLNMLQVLSECFQFEHTLFWEVADGELNEQPVCFNVETYTIQNYLHEYKYYDPLHPVNMQNQPDIQLMQRNEAISKKKKRYYVERFLQLNDFIDEMVMYLYNQQKPTAAIGFLRKEGEKPFTEQDSQKLSYIKRMIENAYLLHQYVQPSESWQITQREKELLMYLCKGFKNGEIASCLYVSENTVKKHLQNLYRKFKVTSRTQLALKYAESLRA
- a CDS encoding MFS transporter, with the protein product MHPTKLSKRHWLLILTLSLLTFVLGTSEFVIVGILTDISSSLHMTNAKAGTLVSAFAITFAIATPLVMSATSHFPKRKWMLFLIGSFIILNALCVISTSYIMLLALRILTAIVTGVLISLAMIVASETMPIKKRGLAISFVFGGFTLANVVGVPIGIVIAEWYGWNATFMLTTFLGVLAFLASFFVLPNNLSQVRSSIRDQFSLLTKPRILMAFFIPALGFGATYAVFTYLVPILKGMGAPNNSISLILFGYGFISIFSNILAGKIASHNPIGRLRFVFLVQAVVLTSLFWTTNHFILGLVNIGLMSLMSILLTTSTQLYLIDLAGIYQPNATGLAASLMPVASNVGIAFGSALGGIVYHQGNLMNVTWVGGIVAVCASLLTIFCHLLDQKQKKSA
- a CDS encoding DUF2268 domain-containing protein translates to MEKVKINLINSLDFYNKCLIGNDNENSFRYELMQPMKIMWDYLNVPLKATQPNGYDVVMASEMLGIWTPRKSIQQVEDNLPELIESRIFDEYQEVISKGIDKFEKIDYFIPLEEITVNILLGDEDSQEMKVNKGYSGFGGIPGYILLMVVPNDFNKKRLKSALAHEFNHNVRFTFEPFNHGDVTVEEYLVLEGLAECFAEEMYGKELIGPWIEDFDKGEMEYSIEVIKEGRKTKGFGEVAAYMFGDEVAKKQGYSPVGLSQNAGYTIGYHLIKQYLANSNKSIAEATLTPTEEIIRVSRFFD
- a CDS encoding sugar ABC transporter permease gives rise to the protein MQIKFSKAAFFLLPVGIPLTLFWIIPNLFSLGISFTDWDFMTNDFNFVGLDNYFNLFTQSAFKQALLNTLYFGFGTVIPTIVLGLIFALFFRKNFRGSAIYKLMIFSPWVTPTVAVSIVWSLLYEPELGVINKVLGLVGIPGLDWLKSSETAMLAVIIVTVWKLVGWTMIFYIGALEKVPDSLYEAASIDGANAWQKFRHVTLPMVSPTTFFLIVVNTIVSLQAYDQIKILTQGGPSGSTRTLLYLFFQQAFEQFDMGSATAIAFIILIITILLSFINKIIGDKWVNY